A single region of the Pararhodospirillum photometricum DSM 122 genome encodes:
- a CDS encoding MBL fold metallo-hydrolase: MSDTLTFPHADAPPPGTLRPVAPGVFWLRMPLPFALDHINLWVLEDGPGWTLIDTGLASETTRDLWRTLLAGPLAGRPVTRLICTHFHPDHMGLAGWLERDYQVPLWATLGEWTYARMLWLEQDETYVGLARAFYARAGLDEARLALVDKRGNAYARGIVAPPTQVRRLQHGESLTIGGRSWRVIVGLGHAPEHAALWCADDQILISGDQILPRISPNVSVWPNEPWANPLEGFLTSLGRFAPLDADTLVLPSHGSPFFGLHDRLETLAGHHQDRLDEVLCACRTQALSPLEAVDVLFRRPLDSHQVFFALGEAIAHLHWLEERGLVERQGLLEKNTFKGI, encoded by the coding sequence ATGAGCGACACCCTGACTTTTCCCCACGCCGACGCCCCGCCCCCTGGAACGCTGCGGCCCGTGGCCCCCGGGGTTTTCTGGCTGCGCATGCCTCTGCCGTTTGCCCTGGATCATATCAATCTCTGGGTGCTGGAGGACGGGCCGGGCTGGACGCTGATCGACACCGGCCTCGCCTCGGAGACCACGCGCGATCTCTGGCGCACCCTCCTCGCCGGCCCCCTGGCCGGTCGCCCGGTCACGCGGCTGATCTGCACCCATTTTCACCCCGACCACATGGGGCTCGCCGGGTGGCTGGAGCGGGACTATCAGGTGCCGCTGTGGGCGACGCTGGGCGAATGGACCTACGCGCGCATGCTGTGGCTGGAGCAAGACGAGACCTACGTGGGGCTGGCGCGGGCTTTTTACGCCCGGGCCGGCCTTGACGAGGCGCGCCTCGCCTTGGTGGACAAGCGGGGCAACGCCTATGCCCGAGGCATCGTTGCGCCTCCCACGCAGGTGCGCCGCCTTCAGCACGGGGAAAGCCTGACGATCGGCGGGCGGTCCTGGCGGGTGATCGTGGGGCTCGGCCACGCCCCCGAGCATGCGGCGCTGTGGTGTGCCGACGACCAGATCCTGATCAGCGGCGACCAGATCCTACCGCGGATCAGCCCCAACGTGAGCGTTTGGCCGAACGAGCCCTGGGCCAATCCCCTGGAGGGCTTTCTCACCAGCTTGGGCCGTTTTGCGCCCTTGGATGCGGACACGTTGGTCTTGCCCAGTCATGGCAGCCCGTTTTTCGGTCTGCATGACCGCCTAGAAACCCTAGCCGGCCACCATCAAGACCGCTTGGACGAGGTGTTGTGTGCATGCCGGACCCAGGCCTTGTCGCCGTTGGAGGCCGTGGATGTGTTGTTCCGGCGTCCTTTGGATTCCCATCAGGTTTTCTTCGCGCTGGGCGAAGCGATTGCCCATCTCCACTGGTTGGAGGAGCGAGGACTGGTAGAGCGCCAAGGACTCCTCGAAAAAAACACCTTCAAAGGGATATAG
- a CDS encoding ROK family protein: protein MGLRFGIDLGGTKIEIVALTPDGQECLRRRIPTPRHDYPGTLAAITALVTDAEVELGQRAPVGVAIPGAISPATGLVKNANSTWLNGRALDKDLAACLGRPVRLANDADCFALSEAHDGAATGAATVFGVILGTGVGAGVVVNGRLLQGPNAIAGEWGHMPLPWPTDGERPGPACYCGRQGCVETFCSGPGMAADHALHTGQTASAQEIAQAAEAGDRTAQATLERHAHRLARALAVVIDLLDPHVIVLGGGVGAMPHLTEVLPRLWAPLVFSDAIVTRVVRPRHGDSSGVRGAAWLWPSDPEMKGR from the coding sequence ATGGGGTTGCGATTCGGTATAGATTTGGGCGGCACCAAGATCGAAATCGTGGCCCTTACCCCCGATGGCCAGGAGTGCCTGCGCCGGCGCATCCCGACCCCGCGTCACGACTACCCGGGGACCCTGGCCGCCATCACCGCCCTGGTCACCGACGCCGAGGTCGAACTGGGCCAGCGCGCCCCGGTGGGGGTGGCGATTCCCGGTGCGATCAGTCCCGCCACCGGTCTGGTGAAAAATGCCAATTCCACGTGGCTCAACGGTCGGGCGCTGGACAAGGATCTGGCCGCTTGCCTGGGTCGGCCGGTGCGGCTCGCCAACGATGCCGACTGTTTTGCCCTATCCGAAGCCCACGATGGTGCGGCCACCGGGGCGGCCACGGTGTTCGGGGTCATTCTGGGTACCGGGGTGGGCGCCGGCGTGGTGGTGAACGGGCGCTTACTCCAGGGGCCCAACGCCATTGCCGGCGAATGGGGCCACATGCCCTTGCCCTGGCCCACCGACGGCGAACGGCCCGGCCCGGCCTGCTATTGCGGCCGCCAGGGGTGCGTTGAGACCTTCTGTTCCGGCCCTGGGATGGCGGCCGATCACGCCTTGCACACCGGGCAAACGGCCAGCGCTCAGGAGATTGCCCAGGCAGCCGAGGCGGGCGATCGGACGGCCCAGGCCACGCTGGAGCGTCATGCCCACCGTCTGGCCCGGGCGCTTGCCGTGGTGATCGATCTCCTGGACCCCCATGTCATCGTCTTGGGGGGTGGGGTCGGCGCCATGCCCCACCTGACCGAGGTCTTGCCCCGCTTGTGGGCGCCCTTGGTGTTCAGTGATGCCATCGTGACCCGGGTGGTGCGGCCTCGCCATGGCGATTCCAGCGGGGTGCGCGGGGCCGCTTGGCTGTGGCCGTCAGACCCGGAAATGAAGGGACGCTAG
- a CDS encoding PaaI family thioesterase, whose amino-acid sequence MAFEPRDPNYAQRVRDNFARQTVMTLIGAELTEVGPGTCTVRLPFRPDLCQQNGYVHAGITTTLADTACGYAAFSLMPADSGVVSVEFKINLLAPAIGEAFEARARVDRPGRTLTVVRAEVLAFQGERITEVALMQATMIRLAV is encoded by the coding sequence ATGGCCTTTGAGCCGCGAGATCCCAACTACGCGCAGCGCGTGCGCGACAATTTCGCCCGCCAAACCGTCATGACCCTGATCGGTGCCGAGTTGACGGAGGTGGGGCCGGGCACCTGCACCGTACGCCTGCCCTTTCGCCCCGACCTCTGCCAACAAAACGGGTATGTGCACGCGGGCATCACCACCACCTTGGCCGATACCGCCTGTGGCTACGCCGCCTTTTCCCTGATGCCCGCTGACTCGGGGGTGGTGTCGGTGGAATTCAAGATCAACCTGCTGGCCCCGGCAATCGGCGAGGCCTTCGAGGCCCGGGCCCGGGTGGATCGACCGGGCCGCACCCTTACGGTCGTGCGGGCCGAGGTCCTGGCCTTTCAGGGCGAAAGGATCACCGAGGTGGCCCTGATGCAAGCAACCATGATCCGTTTGGCTGTGTGA